A single region of the Bacteroides intestinalis DSM 17393 genome encodes:
- a CDS encoding DUF6377 domain-containing protein codes for MRQLKVLLVVFLAFLSLHICANETDSLLRELDMSIRNRPQYTLKRQEQIDALQRKLRLSHSDQERYNLYRELFGKYRSYRMDSALWVADQRVELAKRMKNPLYIYSAELNIAEVMIGVAMYKEGLEILDGIKSADLDDSGVSYYYYQYHQVYTLMADYAFSDQMKEYYRGLAYQYKDSIISMRRPGSQGYLLMMSEKLLYEEKYDEAIEILNSCYKTHKEKGYSVAIPSIGLANAYAFMGNTELQKKYLAISAIADIQAATKEYISLWKLANLLFQEGDIKRAYTYIECSMQDATFCNARYRTQEISELLPVISWTYENKLREEKTQMVALVILTSVLLIILLVALMFIFYQMKRLNVARKAVNTMNEELKHINSDLHTLNDKLQESNHVKEEYIGYVFNMCSLYINKQEEQRKMLARKIKTGQLDDLYKTVNSSSFVANELKEFFYMFDSVFLKLYPKFIEQFNTLLQEDERICPKEGELLTPELRVFALIRLGITDSGKIANFLHYSAQTVYNYRLKVRNKSLLSKDEFMESVQQIG; via the coding sequence ATGAGGCAACTAAAAGTACTTCTGGTAGTCTTTTTAGCATTCCTATCCCTGCATATCTGTGCCAATGAAACAGACTCTTTGCTTCGTGAACTTGATATGTCTATCAGAAACCGTCCTCAGTACACCTTGAAACGTCAGGAACAAATAGATGCCTTGCAACGGAAACTCCGTCTGTCTCATTCTGACCAGGAACGTTATAATCTTTACCGCGAATTATTCGGCAAATACCGCTCTTACCGTATGGACTCGGCTCTGTGGGTAGCCGATCAGCGCGTAGAACTTGCCAAGCGCATGAAGAATCCCCTTTACATTTATTCGGCAGAACTGAATATTGCCGAAGTGATGATAGGAGTAGCCATGTATAAGGAAGGTCTGGAAATACTAGATGGAATCAAGTCCGCTGATCTGGATGATTCCGGGGTTTCCTATTATTATTATCAGTATCATCAAGTTTATACGTTGATGGCGGATTATGCTTTCTCAGATCAGATGAAAGAATATTATCGGGGTTTGGCATACCAATATAAAGATTCTATTATCAGTATGCGCCGTCCCGGTTCGCAGGGGTATCTGCTGATGATGAGTGAAAAATTGCTGTATGAAGAAAAGTATGATGAAGCCATAGAAATATTGAATAGTTGCTACAAGACCCACAAAGAGAAAGGATACAGTGTTGCCATTCCTTCTATCGGCCTTGCCAATGCTTATGCCTTTATGGGGAATACCGAATTGCAGAAGAAATATCTGGCTATTTCGGCTATTGCAGATATTCAGGCGGCAACGAAGGAGTACATATCCTTGTGGAAGTTAGCCAACCTTCTATTTCAGGAAGGAGACATAAAACGTGCTTATACTTATATAGAATGCTCTATGCAAGATGCCACTTTCTGCAATGCACGCTATCGTACACAGGAGATTTCAGAATTGCTTCCCGTTATCAGCTGGACGTACGAAAACAAGTTGAGGGAGGAGAAAACACAGATGGTTGCTCTGGTCATCCTGACATCTGTCCTGCTGATTATATTGCTGGTTGCTCTGATGTTCATTTTCTATCAGATGAAGCGGTTGAATGTAGCCCGAAAAGCGGTGAACACTATGAACGAGGAACTTAAACATATCAATTCCGATCTGCATACACTGAATGATAAGTTGCAGGAATCCAATCATGTGAAGGAAGAATATATCGGCTATGTATTCAATATGTGTTCCCTCTATATCAACAAACAGGAAGAGCAACGGAAAATGCTTGCCCGTAAAATCAAGACCGGGCAATTGGATGATTTGTATAAGACTGTCAACTCCTCCTCTTTTGTTGCCAATGAGTTGAAAGAATTCTTCTACATGTTCGATAGTGTGTTCCTGAAACTCTATCCTAAGTTCATAGAGCAGTTTAATACTTTGCTTCAAGAAGATGAACGTATCTGTCCGAAGGAGGGTGAACTGCTGACACCTGAGTTGCGCGTCTTCGCTCTGATCAGACTGGGTATTACAGATAGTGGGAAGATTGCGAACTTCCTTCATTATTCTGCCCAGACGGTGTATAACTATCGTCTGAAAGTACGGAACAAATCTTTGCTTTCCAAGGATGAATTTATGGAATCCGTGCAGCAAATAGGTTGA
- a CDS encoding SusC/RagA family TonB-linked outer membrane protein, producing the protein MKNIFRLVKGLLPLLGLLLSLSLSAQDIVVKGHVKDATGESVIGANILIKGTSIGTISDVDGNFTLKAATGNVLTVTCIGYKGQEITVTNKPLIVVTMQEDSELLDEVVVIGYGQVKKGDVTGSLLTVKPDELNKGKQLTAEDALVGKVAGVNIVPGNGAPGSGGTIRIRMGASLSADNDPLIVIDGVPVSNTSISAINPNDIASFTVLKDASATAIYGSRASNGVIIITTKKGSADGTSRPSFNYNGNMTVSNVYQYIDVLSTEEYRQAFAEHANAPETFKLGNADVDWQKEIYRVALGTDHNLSMTGALKNMPYRVSVGYTNQNGTLKNNNYERINASVGLSPKFFNKHLSVDINVKGSIENNQPVSTGVIGSAISFDPTRPVYEDYEGNVGLGYYTWMNGGKPITLAAANPVADLELADKLEKTKRSIGNIALDYKVHGLEDLRFNLNMGYDIQKNDNRENVPDLAPSMYTGNQNDGTGKRYKYHQTKRNTLLDFYANYDKELKDHHINVMGGYGWQRFWYKNNSITTDTEGKELATPQHAEAELYLLSFYGRVNYSWKQRYMLTATLRADASSRFSPDNRWGYFPSVAAAWRVNEEAFLSNFKALSDLKLRLSYGQTGQQSIGSYYQHLPTYTASYDESRYYFGDQWYTTYRPNGYDANIKWETTETYNIGIDYGFLNNRISGTIDYYWRTTKDLLNKIFVPAGSNFTNMIETNIGNMKSKGLEIGINVIPVKNKDWEWTVRGNFTWNTSEITKLNTIDREDNYVKTGNAGGTGKYLQVHMVGETPNTFYLLQQAYDDNGKPLDGKYIAKDGSTTSSEEDANKYVTGKSSKAPYYCGLSTRLTYKNWDLGINGHGSFGAYVYNYVKASDSLDGLYGGTGVSSNILRSTLETGFTQDRIYTDYFLEKGDFFRIDNITLGHTFDKLWNEKTSLRLSFTVQNVCTLTGYSGLDPEIYSGIDKNIYQRPRMFMLGVNLNF; encoded by the coding sequence ATGAAAAACATTTTTAGACTTGTCAAGGGACTTCTCCCTTTGTTGGGATTACTACTATCCCTGTCGCTTTCAGCACAAGACATCGTGGTGAAAGGGCATGTGAAGGACGCTACCGGTGAATCGGTTATCGGAGCTAACATTCTTATTAAAGGTACTTCTATAGGTACTATCTCCGATGTGGACGGCAATTTTACACTGAAGGCGGCTACCGGAAATGTACTTACCGTTACCTGTATCGGCTATAAAGGACAGGAAATCACCGTGACAAACAAACCTCTCATTGTAGTTACCATGCAGGAAGACAGCGAATTGCTGGACGAAGTAGTAGTCATCGGCTACGGCCAGGTGAAGAAAGGCGACGTGACCGGATCTTTGCTGACCGTGAAACCGGATGAACTGAACAAAGGTAAGCAATTGACTGCTGAAGATGCTCTGGTGGGTAAAGTTGCCGGTGTGAATATCGTGCCGGGCAATGGTGCACCGGGGAGCGGCGGTACTATCCGTATCCGTATGGGAGCCTCTTTGTCGGCAGATAATGATCCGTTGATTGTTATCGATGGAGTACCCGTAAGCAATACTTCTATCAGTGCCATCAATCCGAATGACATTGCTTCCTTTACAGTATTGAAGGATGCTTCTGCCACAGCTATCTACGGTTCGCGTGCCTCCAACGGTGTCATCATCATCACTACCAAGAAGGGAAGTGCCGACGGTACCTCTCGTCCCTCCTTCAACTACAACGGAAACATGACAGTGAGCAATGTATATCAGTATATAGATGTACTTTCTACCGAAGAATACCGTCAGGCTTTTGCCGAGCATGCCAATGCTCCGGAGACTTTCAAGCTGGGCAATGCAGATGTAGACTGGCAGAAAGAAATCTACCGCGTGGCACTGGGTACGGATCATAACTTGTCCATGACCGGAGCTTTGAAGAATATGCCTTACCGTGTATCCGTAGGATACACTAACCAGAATGGTACATTGAAGAATAATAACTACGAGCGTATCAACGCTAGTGTAGGTCTGTCTCCGAAGTTCTTCAATAAACATCTTTCTGTAGATATTAATGTCAAGGGAAGTATTGAGAATAATCAACCGGTTTCAACAGGCGTGATTGGCAGCGCTATCTCTTTTGATCCTACCCGTCCCGTTTACGAAGACTATGAAGGTAATGTAGGTTTGGGATATTATACATGGATGAATGGTGGTAAACCCATTACGCTGGCCGCTGCAAATCCGGTTGCCGATCTGGAACTGGCTGACAAACTCGAAAAGACAAAACGTTCTATCGGTAACATTGCCCTCGACTACAAGGTGCACGGATTAGAAGACCTGCGCTTCAATCTGAATATGGGCTATGACATCCAGAAGAATGACAATCGTGAAAATGTGCCCGATCTTGCTCCCTCCATGTACACTGGTAATCAGAATGACGGTACAGGTAAGCGCTATAAATATCATCAGACCAAGCGCAACACCTTGCTCGATTTCTATGCCAATTACGACAAGGAACTGAAGGATCATCACATCAATGTTATGGGTGGTTACGGCTGGCAACGTTTCTGGTATAAAAATAATAGTATAACTACCGATACCGAAGGCAAAGAACTGGCTACTCCCCAGCATGCCGAAGCCGAACTTTACCTGCTTTCTTTCTATGGACGTGTAAACTACTCCTGGAAGCAACGCTATATGCTGACGGCTACTCTGCGTGCCGATGCTTCTTCACGTTTCTCTCCTGATAACCGTTGGGGTTATTTCCCTTCAGTTGCGGCAGCCTGGCGTGTGAACGAAGAGGCTTTCCTCTCGAACTTCAAAGCCCTGTCCGATTTGAAACTCCGTTTGAGCTACGGCCAGACCGGTCAGCAATCCATCGGTTCTTACTATCAGCACCTGCCGACTTATACGGCATCTTATGACGAATCCCGCTATTACTTCGGCGATCAATGGTATACTACTTACCGTCCCAATGGCTACGATGCCAATATCAAGTGGGAGACTACCGAAACTTATAATATCGGTATCGACTACGGTTTCCTGAACAACCGTATCTCCGGTACGATTGATTACTACTGGCGTACTACCAAAGACCTGCTGAATAAGATATTCGTTCCTGCCGGAAGTAACTTTACCAATATGATTGAAACCAATATCGGTAATATGAAGAGTAAAGGTCTGGAAATCGGTATCAACGTGATTCCCGTGAAGAACAAGGATTGGGAATGGACTGTCAGAGGTAATTTTACCTGGAATACTTCTGAAATTACGAAGCTGAACACCATAGACCGTGAAGACAACTATGTGAAGACAGGTAATGCCGGCGGTACGGGTAAATATCTGCAAGTCCACATGGTAGGCGAAACTCCGAATACTTTCTACCTGTTGCAACAGGCTTATGATGATAATGGTAAGCCGCTGGATGGCAAGTATATCGCAAAAGATGGTTCTACCACCAGCAGCGAAGAAGATGCCAACAAGTACGTGACCGGCAAAAGTTCCAAAGCTCCTTACTACTGCGGTCTTTCTACCCGTCTGACATACAAGAACTGGGATTTGGGTATCAACGGACATGGAAGCTTCGGTGCTTATGTTTATAACTATGTGAAAGCCTCCGATTCTTTGGACGGACTTTATGGCGGAACCGGCGTTTCCAGCAATATTCTGCGTTCTACTCTTGAAACCGGATTTACGCAGGATCGCATCTATACCGATTACTTCCTAGAGAAAGGTGACTTCTTCCGTATCGACAACATCACGTTAGGACATACCTTCGATAAGTTGTGGAACGAAAAGACCTCTCTTCGTCTCTCTTTCACAGTGCAGAATGTATGTACACTGACAGGCTATAGCGGTCTTGACCCGGAAATTTATAGCGGTATCGACAAGAACATCTATCAGCGCCCGCGTATGTTCATGCTGGGAGTAAATCTTAATTTTTAA
- a CDS encoding RagB/SusD family nutrient uptake outer membrane protein has protein sequence MKTKYFKLASICLVSFFLLSSCLGDLDTLPLDDNELVGEKVYSTPEGYIGVLAKCYASLIQTGQKGGDGGNGDVPGIDEGYSGYTRALFYLQEACTDEIVFHSGGSHGSLSLLYMNWDPSTKIICYSYYRLYMAINYCNEFLRESAEGKLKARGVYDALQAEMPYYRAEARFIRAYCYSMICDLYGSGPFIDETMDVGTIPHQKTRQEIYDYVVSETEELTTLLKEPKRNEYGRVDRVSAWFLLARVYLNAETWVGKNEYTNAYKYARKVITEGNYPLASDYRHIFLADNNTCSEIIWPLVQDADYAQSSAGTNFLIKALMNGPMDSYVKTGVGSRGWGNARVKVALVDKFDEADQTFYENDPWGDNKKDKRAQFFTIGHTKETWVEGKAFQKTFENGYACIKWRNVTRDRKELVDGGTKYSSVDLPMFRTADAYLMAAEAILRGAAEGTRAEALGYVNEIRDRAYMSGSYGGGVSGRITDGQLNLDFILDERAREMNMELVRRTDLIRFGKFTKGYNWDWKGSSDGEVGTYVGKDVNDKYKLYPIPQDEFTTNPYLTQNPDYQK, from the coding sequence ATGAAAACGAAATATTTCAAGTTAGCAAGTATATGTTTGGTATCTTTCTTCCTTCTTTCTTCTTGTCTGGGAGATTTGGATACATTGCCTTTGGACGACAATGAGTTGGTGGGCGAGAAGGTTTATTCTACGCCTGAGGGATACATCGGAGTATTGGCAAAGTGTTATGCCAGTCTTATCCAGACCGGACAAAAGGGTGGTGATGGCGGAAACGGTGACGTGCCGGGTATTGATGAAGGTTATAGTGGTTATACACGTGCTCTGTTCTATTTGCAAGAGGCTTGTACGGATGAGATCGTTTTCCATTCCGGTGGCAGTCATGGAAGTTTGTCACTGTTGTATATGAACTGGGACCCTTCGACAAAGATTATTTGCTATTCATATTATCGTCTGTATATGGCCATTAACTACTGTAATGAGTTCTTGCGCGAAAGTGCGGAAGGGAAGCTGAAAGCCCGTGGTGTATATGATGCTTTGCAGGCTGAAATGCCTTATTACCGTGCCGAAGCACGCTTCATCCGTGCTTATTGCTACAGCATGATTTGCGACTTGTACGGTTCGGGTCCCTTCATTGATGAAACGATGGATGTAGGTACGATTCCCCATCAGAAGACCCGCCAGGAAATCTACGACTATGTGGTTTCCGAAACGGAAGAACTGACAACCTTGCTGAAAGAACCGAAGCGGAATGAGTATGGCCGTGTGGATCGTGTGTCGGCTTGGTTTCTTCTGGCACGTGTCTATCTGAATGCCGAAACATGGGTAGGCAAGAATGAATATACCAATGCTTATAAATATGCCAGGAAAGTGATTACGGAAGGTAATTATCCGTTGGCTTCCGATTATCGTCACATCTTCCTGGCAGATAACAATACTTGCTCCGAAATCATCTGGCCTTTGGTACAAGATGCTGACTATGCACAGAGCAGTGCCGGAACCAACTTCCTGATTAAAGCATTGATGAATGGTCCGATGGATAGCTATGTAAAAACCGGAGTAGGTAGCCGTGGTTGGGGTAATGCCCGTGTGAAGGTGGCGCTTGTAGATAAGTTTGATGAGGCTGACCAAACCTTCTATGAAAATGATCCCTGGGGAGATAATAAGAAGGATAAGCGTGCACAGTTCTTTACCATCGGCCATACAAAGGAAACCTGGGTAGAAGGTAAGGCTTTCCAGAAGACGTTTGAGAATGGTTATGCGTGCATCAAATGGAGAAATGTAACCAGGGACCGTAAGGAATTGGTAGATGGCGGTACTAAGTATTCGTCTGTAGACCTCCCGATGTTCCGTACGGCAGATGCTTACCTGATGGCTGCTGAGGCTATTCTTCGCGGGGCCGCGGAAGGCACACGTGCTGAGGCATTGGGTTATGTGAATGAAATCAGAGACCGTGCTTATATGTCCGGCAGCTATGGTGGTGGGGTATCCGGTCGTATTACCGACGGTCAGTTGAATCTGGATTTCATTCTGGATGAAAGAGCCCGTGAGATGAATATGGAGTTGGTGCGTCGCACAGACCTGATCCGCTTCGGCAAATTCACAAAAGGATATAACTGGGATTGGAAAGGTAGCAGTGACGGTGAAGTTGGTACGTATGTGGGTAAAGATGTGAACGATAAGTACAAATTGTATCCCATTCCGCAGGATGAGTTTACCACGAACCCGTATCTGACACAGAATCCGGATTATCAGAAATAA
- a CDS encoding histidine-type phosphatase, which produces MRMKRTLFSIVLLAAFAVQGLYAQATREEIFNDIATTGGVYYAYPGPSGVQTKAPKGYEPFYISHYGRHGSRWLIADEDYVRVMEVFEKAHAAGALTDLGEDVRKRLDIVWADAKGHGGDLSPVGVKQQRGIAERMYQAFPEVFKGEPQMSARSTVVIRCVLSMDAFCERLKEFNPKMQIERESSNKYMDYLNFHTQEAMKFTSRKGPWYEEFRKFEEEHVRPERLMNTLFNSKEYIRKNVNPEELMRGLYWVASDMQNVEPEVCFYDIFEKQELFDIWQIHNYKNYVCDGPSPMTNGLMLANAKSLVENIMDSADAAIASGTNSATFRFGHDGNVIPLVGLLRLENCYNEESDPAKFYQAWCNFKMVPMAANVQIVFFRKKGSADDIIVKFMLNEKEVSIPVKTDIAPFYHWKDVRAFYKDLLSQLPDRP; this is translated from the coding sequence ATGAGAATGAAACGAACTCTTTTTTCAATCGTCCTGTTAGCTGCTTTTGCTGTGCAAGGCTTATATGCACAAGCTACACGCGAAGAAATCTTCAATGATATTGCAACGACAGGTGGTGTATATTACGCTTACCCAGGTCCTTCGGGCGTCCAGACCAAGGCGCCGAAAGGTTATGAACCGTTCTATATCAGCCATTATGGCCGTCATGGTTCCCGCTGGCTGATTGCGGATGAAGACTACGTCCGTGTAATGGAAGTCTTTGAGAAAGCCCACGCAGCCGGAGCATTAACCGATTTGGGCGAAGACGTCCGTAAGCGTCTGGACATTGTCTGGGCAGATGCCAAAGGACACGGCGGCGACCTCAGTCCGGTAGGAGTGAAGCAGCAACGAGGCATTGCCGAACGTATGTATCAGGCATTCCCCGAAGTATTTAAAGGTGAACCGCAAATGTCTGCCCGCTCTACCGTAGTTATCCGTTGCGTACTCAGCATGGATGCATTCTGCGAACGGCTGAAGGAATTCAACCCGAAGATGCAGATTGAGCGTGAATCCAGCAATAAGTATATGGATTACCTGAATTTCCATACACAGGAAGCTATGAAGTTTACTTCACGCAAAGGTCCCTGGTATGAGGAATTTCGTAAGTTCGAAGAAGAACATGTCCGTCCGGAACGTCTGATGAATACACTGTTCAATAGCAAAGAGTATATTCGTAAGAATGTAAATCCTGAAGAACTGATGCGCGGTCTGTATTGGGTTGCTTCTGATATGCAGAACGTGGAACCGGAGGTCTGTTTTTATGATATCTTTGAGAAGCAGGAATTGTTTGATATCTGGCAGATACATAATTATAAGAACTATGTATGCGACGGCCCTTCACCCATGACGAACGGACTGATGCTGGCAAACGCCAAATCTCTGGTCGAGAATATCATGGACTCGGCAGACGCGGCGATTGCCTCCGGTACAAACTCGGCTACTTTCCGCTTCGGACACGACGGTAATGTGATTCCTCTAGTGGGCTTGCTGAGACTAGAGAACTGCTATAATGAAGAGTCCGATCCGGCCAAATTCTATCAGGCATGGTGTAACTTCAAAATGGTGCCTATGGCTGCCAATGTGCAGATTGTTTTCTTCCGTAAGAAAGGCAGTGCAGACGATATTATCGTGAAGTTCATGCTGAACGAGAAAGAAGTGAGTATTCCGGTGAAGACCGACATCGCTCCTTTCTATCACTGGAAGGACGTCAGGGCATTCTACAAAGACCTGCTGTCCCAACTGCCGGATAGACCGTAA
- the ispF gene encoding 2-C-methyl-D-erythritol 2,4-cyclodiphosphate synthase, which translates to MKIRVGFGFDVHRLVAGRELWLGGIRLEHEKGLLGHSDADVLIHTICDALLGAANMRDIGYHFPDTAGEFKDIDSKILLKKTVELIATKGYSVGNIDATICAERPKLKSHIPAMQQTLAKVMGIDEDDISIKATTTEKLGFTGREEGISAYATVLITKE; encoded by the coding sequence ATGAAAATACGTGTAGGCTTTGGCTTCGATGTACACCGGTTGGTGGCAGGGCGCGAACTTTGGTTAGGCGGTATCCGTCTGGAACATGAGAAAGGATTACTTGGACATTCGGATGCCGATGTGCTGATCCATACCATTTGTGATGCCTTGCTGGGAGCCGCCAATATGCGTGATATCGGTTATCATTTTCCCGATACCGCGGGAGAGTTCAAGGACATAGACAGCAAAATATTACTGAAGAAAACCGTAGAACTGATTGCAACCAAAGGCTATTCCGTGGGCAACATTGATGCAACCATATGTGCGGAACGCCCCAAACTGAAATCCCATATTCCCGCCATGCAGCAGACGCTTGCCAAAGTAATGGGAATAGATGAAGACGACATCTCCATCAAAGCTACTACTACGGAAAAGCTTGGCTTTACCGGTCGCGAAGAAGGTATCTCTGCTTATGCAACAGTCCTGATTACTAAAGAATAA
- a CDS encoding metallophosphoesterase family protein — translation MKRISLTLCLAFLTVLFCQAQVASLKFNKNGEFKIVQFTDIHFKYGNPASDIALKRINEVLDAERPDLVVFTGDVVYAAPADTAMRTVLACASSRKLPFAVTFGNHDNEQGKTHAELYDIIRSMPYNIQPDRGTVESPDYVLVVKSSDGKKDASVLYCLDSHSYSKLPDVKGYDWLTFDQVNWYRQQSAAFTAKNDGKPLPALAFFHIPLPEYNEAASDENAILYGTRMEKACAPAINTGMFAAMKEAGDVMGTFVGHDHDNDYSVMWKGIVLAYGRFTGGNTEYNHLSNGARVIVLKEGERTFTSWIHLKGGELIDKTVYPDSYMKDDWRKRPLVTE, via the coding sequence ATGAAGAGAATCTCTTTAACCCTTTGTCTGGCTTTTCTGACAGTTCTGTTCTGCCAGGCACAGGTTGCCTCCTTAAAGTTTAACAAGAACGGAGAGTTTAAAATCGTCCAGTTTACCGACATCCACTTCAAGTATGGTAATCCTGCTTCGGATATTGCTTTGAAGCGTATCAATGAAGTGCTTGATGCCGAACGTCCCGACTTGGTTGTTTTCACAGGAGATGTGGTTTATGCCGCACCTGCGGATACGGCTATGCGAACCGTGCTTGCCTGTGCTTCTTCCCGCAAGCTGCCTTTTGCTGTTACTTTCGGTAACCATGATAATGAACAAGGTAAAACCCATGCCGAGCTCTATGATATCATCCGGTCCATGCCTTACAACATTCAGCCCGATCGCGGAACAGTCGAATCTCCCGATTACGTTCTTGTAGTAAAGTCTTCGGATGGTAAGAAAGATGCCTCTGTGCTCTATTGCCTCGACTCTCATTCGTATTCCAAGCTGCCCGATGTGAAAGGGTACGATTGGCTCACGTTCGATCAGGTAAACTGGTATCGTCAACAAAGTGCAGCTTTTACCGCTAAGAATGATGGGAAACCTTTGCCTGCTTTGGCATTTTTCCACATCCCCTTGCCCGAATATAATGAAGCGGCTTCCGATGAGAATGCTATTCTCTATGGTACGCGTATGGAAAAAGCTTGTGCACCTGCTATTAATACCGGTATGTTTGCTGCTATGAAAGAGGCGGGCGACGTAATGGGTACTTTTGTCGGTCATGACCATGATAATGATTATTCAGTCATGTGGAAAGGTATCGTACTGGCCTATGGACGCTTCACTGGCGGTAATACGGAGTATAATCACCTTTCAAACGGTGCCCGTGTGATTGTATTGAAGGAGGGAGAACGCACCTTTACTTCCTGGATACACCTGAAAGGCGGCGAGTTGATAGATAAGACCGTTTATCCTGACAGTTACATGAAAGACGACTGGCGTAAACGTCCGTTGGTTACGGAATAA
- a CDS encoding Gfo/Idh/MocA family oxidoreductase yields MDKIKTGLVAFGMSGQVFHAPFISTNPHFELTAITERSKELSKVKYPQSRIVRSFEELIGMEELELVVVNTPDSSHYEYARRALEGGKHVIVEKPFTTTVEEGEELVALAAEKGLTLSVYQNRRWDCDFLTVKEILDKGLLGRLVEFESTFPRYRNFIKPNTWKETGESGGGLTYNLGAHVIDQAVQLFGMPEAVFADIATLRTGGKVDDYFIIHLLKPAHAPEVKITLKASYLMCENEPRFVLHGTEGSYVKYGLDPQEADLTKGILPDTPHWGEEDKSQWGILHTEKNGDVVRESYPTLPGNYAAFYENIYQHVRKGEVLQSDARGVLGVIRLIEAAWESSRTGSVIRL; encoded by the coding sequence ATGGATAAGATAAAAACAGGATTGGTCGCTTTCGGAATGTCGGGGCAGGTGTTTCATGCTCCTTTTATTTCCACCAATCCCCATTTTGAGTTGACTGCGATTACGGAACGCAGCAAGGAATTGTCGAAGGTGAAATATCCACAATCCCGTATTGTGCGTAGTTTTGAAGAATTAATAGGGATGGAGGAGCTGGAACTGGTTGTTGTAAATACTCCGGATAGTTCCCATTATGAATATGCCCGTCGTGCTCTCGAAGGCGGAAAGCATGTTATTGTGGAAAAGCCTTTCACTACTACCGTAGAAGAAGGGGAAGAACTTGTGGCTCTTGCTGCGGAAAAAGGGTTAACCCTGAGCGTTTACCAGAATCGCCGTTGGGATTGCGACTTCCTGACCGTGAAAGAAATATTGGACAAAGGTCTGTTAGGTCGTTTGGTAGAATTTGAATCCACCTTTCCCCGTTACCGGAATTTCATCAAACCCAATACCTGGAAAGAAACCGGGGAGAGTGGCGGAGGCCTGACTTATAATCTGGGTGCCCACGTCATAGATCAGGCTGTGCAGTTGTTCGGTATGCCCGAAGCTGTATTTGCCGATATTGCAACTTTGCGTACCGGTGGTAAAGTGGATGATTACTTCATTATCCACTTACTGAAACCTGCCCATGCGCCGGAAGTGAAGATTACACTGAAAGCCAGTTATCTGATGTGTGAGAATGAACCTCGCTTTGTACTTCATGGCACGGAAGGTTCGTATGTGAAGTACGGTCTTGATCCTCAGGAAGCAGATCTAACTAAAGGCATACTGCCGGATACTCCGCATTGGGGAGAGGAAGATAAATCCCAGTGGGGAATACTTCATACGGAAAAGAATGGGGATGTGGTGCGTGAATCCTATCCAACCCTTCCCGGTAACTATGCTGCTTTCTATGAGAATATTTATCAGCATGTCCGTAAAGGAGAGGTCTTGCAAAGTGATGCTCGCGGAGTTCTTGGTGTTATCCGGCTGATTGAAGCGGCTTGGGAAAGTAGTCGGACAGGAAGTGTTATCAGATTATAA